The following are encoded in a window of Fusarium falciforme chromosome 11, complete sequence genomic DNA:
- a CDS encoding MFS domain-containing protein — protein MTHGQVVVESEDPESAANTIIDVEKLGRQRPAAFATRWAELGFIFSLLGSMAMAEFFVSGFHIILPPLAIELEIPEASRTWPSSVFSLVTGAFLLPLGRLSDMHGAYIIFNSGLAWMSVWCLVAGFSHNYIMLIICRALQGIGAAAFLPAGITLLGKAYRPGPRKNFVFAIYGAFAPLGFFIGILIGGISGELLSWKWYFWIGAVILVVIFAAGFFSIPNDFTKHPPDGLGMDWWGVATIVPGLILLVYAITDSSQAPKGWASPQIIATIIIGVVILAAAVYLEGWVVPNPLVPADLFSPPYMTTLVVALFFAYGSFGVFLLYSSFYIELVLEISPLLTALWYVPLIVGGLLLATVGGLVLHRLPGRILLIVSGVGYVVSCLLFALMPENPNYWAWVLPAMVASTVGIDITFTVSNVFITTNLPARRQGLAGALINSTLFLGISFFLGFADVAVGQTSRPTLQESYQVGLWFGVGISGVALLMLSYINVGRAKSDLTIEEREQMEAARGRGE, from the exons ATGACTCACGGACAAGTCGTCGTCGAAAGCGAGGATCCTGAATCCGCAGCCAATACCATCATCGATGTTGAAAAGCTGGGCCGACAGCGGCCAGCGGCCTTTGCCACGCGATGGGCCGAGTTGGGCTTCATATTCTCGCTCCTAGGCTCAATGGCAATGGCT GAATTCTTCGTCTCAGGATTTCACATCATCCTTCCACCGCTAGCCATTGAGCTTGAAATCCCCGAAGCATCTCGAACGTGGCCATCGAGCGTATTCTCTCTCGTCACCGGCGCATTTCTGCTACCACTGGGCCGGCTGAGTGATATGCATGGCGCATACATCATTTTCAACAGCGGGCTTGCATGGATGTCGGTCTGGTGTCTGGTTGCCGGCTTCAGTCACAACTATATCATGCTCATTATCTGCCGCGCTTTGCAGGGAATTGGAGCAGCGGCCTTTTTACCTGCCGGTATTACGCTACTTGGCAAGGCATACCGACCAGGGCCACGAAAGAATTTTGTTTTTGCCATATATGGTGCTTTTGCACCTCTTGGGTTCTTCATCGGCATCCTGATAGGAGGTATCTCGGGCGAACTTTTGTCCTGGAAATGGTACTTTTGGATTGGTGCAGTCATCCTTGTTGTCATATTTGCCGCCGGATTCTTCTCCATCCCGAATGACTTTACCAAACACCCCCCTGACGGCCTCGGCATGGACTGGTGGGGGGTGGCAACCATCGTACCGGGTCTTATCCTTTTGGTATACGCCATCACCGATAGCTCGCAGGCACCCAAGGGCTGGGCAAGTCCTCAAATTATTGCCACTATTATAATTGGTGTAGTGATTCTCGCTGCGGCCGTATACCTCGAAGGCTGGGTTGTCCCAAACCCCCTTGTCCCAGCTGACCTCTTCTCGCCGCCATACATGACAACCCTTGTCGTGGCCCTTTTCTTTGCCTATGGCAGCTTTGGCGTTTTCCTGTTATACAGCAGCTTCTACATTGAGCTTGTCCTCGAGATATCTCCTCTGCTGACGGCTCTATGGTATGTTCCCCTGATAGTtggtggccttctccttgctaCAGTGGGAGGACTAGTTCTCCATCGACTTCCCGGTCGTATCCTACTGATAGTCTCTGGGGTGGGTTATGTTGTCTCCTGCCTCCTTTTCGCTCTCATGCCAGAAAACCCGAACTACTGGGCCTGGGTTCTGCCGGCTATGGTTGCATCCACAGTTGGCATCGACATTACATTTACCGTCAGTAACGTTTTTATCACGACAAATCTACCTGCGCGGCGTCAAGGACTTGCGGGAGCACTCATCAACAGCACTTTGTTTCTGGGAATCAGCTTCTTTCTTGGATTTGCCGATGTGGCCGTGGGACAGACGTCACGCCCTACTCTACAGGAGAGTTACCAAGTCGGATTATGGTTCGGTGTCGGCATATCAGGAGTGGCGCTGTTGATGTTGTCATATATCAATGTTGGAAGGGCCAAGAGTGACTTGACTATTGAAGAACGAGAGCAGATGGAAGCAGCGAGAGGTAGAGGTGAATAA